A genomic window from Silurus meridionalis isolate SWU-2019-XX chromosome 21, ASM1480568v1, whole genome shotgun sequence includes:
- the nr1d2a gene encoding nuclear receptor subfamily 1 group D member 2a, translating to MGSRKPAGVIAYICSSGSALSPKSCLSDSSSVHSQPSTLPPSTTQNLKMEMPSARPLGVPKPASSRMPASEKNSTKSSITKLNGMVLLCKVCGDVASGFHYGVHACEGCKGFFRRSIQQNIQYKKCMKSENCTIMRINRNRCQQCRFKKCLAVGMSRDAVRFGRIPKREKQRMLLEMQNAMNSVMSGAQLHQVLRDSSSCSPSSSSSSPSPPSSPQCSQDSESVVPMDTMSLGSSDSGEEDSAPQPDGFHLTQSGGTLSLGLSERLSNGNVTSSPCESRQQITIRYHSSAQPDNASYCHYSRPNLNELTGTSANRRHLVCPMYTSPIVDPSKSSHEIWEEFSMSFTPAVREVVEFARQIPGFRELSQHDQVSLLKAGTFEVLMVRFSSLFDVKQRTVSFLSGRSYSVEALRSMGAGELLSSMFDFSEKLMALQLSPEEISLFTALVLVSADRTGIEDVSSVEALQENLIRALRNLIMRNHSNEAAIFTKLLLKLPELRSLNNMHSEELLSFKVHP from the exons ATGGGATCAAGAAAACCAG CGGGTGTGATAGCGTACATCTGCTCTTCCGGCTCAGCCCTCAGCCCCAAATCCTGCTTGAGTGACAGCTCCAGTGTCCACTCACAGCCCTCAACCCTGCCTCCTTCAACAACTCAGAACCTAAAGATGGAAATGCCCAGCGCCAGGCCTCTCGGGGTCCCCAAACCCGCCAGCTCTCGCATGCCTGCATCGGAGAAGAACTCAACCAAGAGCAGCATAACGA AGCTGAATGGAATGGTGCTGCTGTGTAAAGTATGCGGCGACGTGGCTTCGGGATTCCATTACGGCGTTCACGCCTGCGAAGGCTGCAAG ggtttttttcggAGGAGCATTCAGCAGAATATCCAGTACAAGAAGTGCATGAAGTCCGAAAACTGCACCATCATGCGCATCAACCGAAACCGCTGCCAGCAGTGCCGATTCAAGAAGTGCCTAGCAGTCGGGATGTCACGGGACG CCGTGCGATTCGGACGCATCCCGAAGCGCGAGAAGCAGCGCATGCTCCTGGAAATGCAGAACGCCATGAACAGCGTGATGAGCGGCGCGCAGCTGCACCAGGTGCTCCGGGACTCAAGCTCCTGCTCTCCGTCGTCTTCTTCGTCCTCTCCTTCGCCGCCGTCCTCGCCGCAGTGCTCTCAGGACTCCGAGTCAGTAGTGCCCATGGACACTATGAGCTTGGGGTCTTCGGACAGCGGCGAGGAGGATTCAGCGCCTCAGCCGGACGGATTTCATCTAACGCAATCAG GGGGCACTCTTTCACTGGGCCTCTCAGAACGACTGAGCAACGGCAACGTGACGAGCTCGCCTTGTGAAAGTCGGCAGCAAATCACTATCAGGTACCACAGCAGCGCTCAGCCCGACAACGCCTCCTACTGCCACTACAGCAGACCCAATCTGAACGAGCTCACGGGAACATCAGCTAACCGAAGGCACCTG GTATGCCCCATGTACACTTCCCCCATAGTGGACCCATCCAAGTCGAGCCACGAGATATGGGAGGAGTTCTCCATGAGCTTCACGCCTGCCGTGCGAGAGGTGGTGGAGTTCGCCCGACAGATCCCCGGCTTTCGCGAGCTCTCGCAGCACGACCAGGTCAGCCTGCTGAAGGCGGGAACGTTCGAG GTGCTGATGGTGCGCTTCTCCTCACTGTTCGACGTCAAGCAGCGCACGGTGAGCTTTCTGAGCGGGCGGAGCTACAGCGTGGAGGCTCTGCGGTCCATGGGTGCCGGAGAACTGCTCTCTTCCATGTTCGACTTCAGCGAGAAGCTCATGGCGCTGCAGCTCAGCCCCGAGGAGATCAGCCTCTTCACTGCGCTCGTTCTCGTCTCTGCTG ATCGCACCGGGATCGAAGACGTGAGCTCAGTAGAAGCTCTGCAGGAGAACCTGATCAGAGCTTTGAGGAACCTGATCATGAGAAACCACTCAAACGAGGCTGCCATCTTCACCAAGCTGCTCCTGAAGCTCCCGGAGCTTCGTTCCCTCAACAACATGCACTCGGAGGAGCTTCTCTCCTTCAAGGTCCACCCTTAA